The sequence below is a genomic window from Flavobacterium lipolyticum.
AACAGTAAAAGGATTTGAACTGGGCAAAAAACTATTCTATGACGGACGTTTAGCGTCAGACGGAGTTGTTTCCTGTGGCTTTTGTCACATACAGGCTAATGCCTTCACTCATCACGGACACACGGTTAGTCATGGTGTAAACGATGCTCAGGGAACACGAAATACACCACCAATTCAAAATCTGGCTTACCAGTCTGTGTTTATGTACGATGGTTCTGCGGATCATTTAGACCTGCAGCCTATAATTCCGTTGACGAGTATTATAGAAATGAATGGGAATCTGAATGCTATTCTAAAAATGATGAAAGCCGACAAAGAATACCAAAAATTATTTGGACAGGCTTTTACTGACAAAGAAATCTCAACCGAAAACATGCTGAAAGCGCTTTCGCAGTTTATGGTTATGGTTACTTCTTCTAATTCAAAATTTGACAAATACAGACGTAAGGAGGCCGGCGGAACTTTAACTGCAGACGAATTGGCAGGATATGATTTGTTCCAATCAAAATGTGCTTCCTGCCATGCTACTGATTTACAAACCGACAATTCGTTTCGAAACAATGGTCTGGCTGTGAACCCAATGGTGAATGATGTCGGAAGATACAAAGTCACCGAACTGGCGAGCGATTACTACAAATTTAAAGTGCCCAGTTTACGGAATGTAGAAGTCTCCGGACCTTATATGCACGACGGGCGATTCGGAACTCTGGAAGGTGTTCTGGATCACTATGCAAGAGGAATAGAATCCTCACCAACTCTGGATCCGATATTAAAACAAAACGGAAAATTTGGAATCACACTTTCCGAAACCGATAAAAAGCAAATCATAGCCTTCCTGAAAACATTAACCGATACAAGCTATTTAACTGACAAACGTTTTTCGGAATTTTAAAAAACAATTTATTATAAAAACTTATAAAATGACAAAACTTAAAAACATAACCTTAATTCTTATTTCTTTAATAGCTCTTAGCGCATGCTCTAGTGACGATGCACAGGCACCTGATGTTAGTGGAAATACACAAATCACTTTTGATTCAAAAATAGGAACCACAGATTTTGCCCTAAACACACCATTTACCATTGCCGGACAATCTTACAAATTTGAACGTTTACGTTATTGGGTAAGTGATATGAAATTGGTAAGCGATCAAAACAAAACCTATTCGTTAGCAAATTCTTTCTTTTTGATGGAAGAAACAAATGAAATTTTAATTCAGGAAAAATACAAATATGCAGCGGCCAAAAGAGAAACGATAGACTTAGCAAATGTACCGTCGGGTTCCTATACAAAACTTATTTTCTCTGTTGGTGTTGACGCAACTCATAATGATAATATGAGTATTCAGAATGGTGAATTATCTCAACTTAACGGAATGACGAATGTTTCATGGATGTGGCATACAAGTTATATTTTCTCTAGTTTGATTGGTAAAAATGTAACACCAACTACACCCGTAGCCATTTCTGTAGAAACAGGCCTGAATACAAATTACAAAACAGTAGAAATTACTTTACCAACTGCTTTAGTAGTAAGCGCAAGCAAAACAGCTAAATTGAACTTAAATGTTGATGTTGAGAAAATTGTTAAGGACATTGATTTAGTTACCAATCCAAAAGTGTCTGCCAATAAGCCTGAATTAATGGCTAAAGCAGCCGATAATTACAAAAACAATGTTTTTACATTTAAAAGCATCGAATAATTAATGACAAACAAAAGCATTAAAATTGGGAGCATTATGGGATTGGTTTTTCTAAGCCTTTCCTGTAATGATCTTGATGATTCTTATCAGGAACTACAACCATTGGTTACGATTCCTGCTAATTTCCCTGAATTTATTGATTCTAAAACAAATCCTCTCAGTGCAGACGGAATTGCATTAGGAAAAAAATTGTTCTTTGATAAAAGACTTTCTGGAAACAATCAGATTTCATGTGCAACTTGTCATCAACAAAATTTAGCCTTTTCTGATGGTTTTGCCTTAACTAATAATGGTATTTCCGGAAAAAAATTAGAGCGAAACTCCCCTGCATTAATGAATTTAGCCTGGACTACTAACGGGCTATTTTGGGATGGAGGTTCTACGAATTTAGAATCTCAAGCTTTTGCACCACTAGCTCACGAAGATGAAATGCATCAGAATTTAGGAGAGTTAATAGAGGAATTAAATGAGGATGCTCATTACCCTGCAATGTTTCAAAAAGCATTTGGAAAAGCGATTAATCAAGCTGATATTGTAAAGGCAATAGCGCAATTTGAGCGAACTATGATTTCTGGAAACTCAAGATATGACAAATATGTCCGTGGAGAAACCGGGGGCCATTTAGATGAAAATGAATTAAAAGGGCTCCAACTTGCGGAACAATTTTGCTTCTCTTGTCATAAGACTCCTTTATTAACTGACAATTTGTATCACAACAACGGGATTGACAGCAATTTTACTGATGACACTGAGCTTATGATCAAAAAAGGGAGAGCCAGGGTTACAAATTTAGCGGATGATTTGGGCAAGTTCAAAACGCCTACTTTACGCAATGTTGAAAAGACGGGTCCATACATGCATGATGGAAGATTTGCAACTTTAGATGAAGTACTTAATCATTATTCTGAAGGAGTTAAAGATTCCCCTAGTTTAGATGTAATCCTAAAACAAAACGGAAAGTTTGGAATCACACTTTCCGAAACGGATAAAAAACAAATCATAGCTTTCCTAAAAACGTTAACGGATACAGCATTTTTAACTGATAAACGTTTTGCAGAATTTTAAAAATACGGCCGCAGATTATTGTACTGTAGAAATATATAAGCTGTAATAAAAAACATAATGAAAACCGAAGTCCTAGCCCCGATAGAGGCGGTATCCTTTTTGGGTGATTTTTCTTCACCCAAAAAGATAAAGCCGAAAGCGGGATTAGCTTCTAAAAATAATTAAGATGAAAAAAATAATAGTAATGTTCGCCCTTTTGACTGGTTCATCAGCCTTTAGTTTTACTTCGAAAGATAGTATTTCCGCCTTCACTTTTCAGCGTATGGCTTTGATGGAGGATTTCGATTGTGACGCCTGTGGTTGTTCGGCAAGTGGAGGGAGTATGGGATTTAGCTCTATGCTGAACAACAATTTTGTAGGTCTGAGATATTTCAAACAAAGTTATACCAGCCGCGACGGAATCTTTGCAAACTCTCCGTGGATTGACGAAAATTTCAATACTGTTCAGGCATGGGCACGTATACCAGTTACAGAAAAAGTACAAATTTCAGCATTGATTCCGTATCATTTTCATGAAAGACAATTAACTGCAGGAACCGAAAATATTGCCGGTTTGGGCGATATTACGGTAATGGCTTTGTACACTGTTTTTGAAACTCAAAAAGACAGCACCATTTTTACACATAAAGTAAGCCTCGGCGGTGGTGTTAAAATTCCAACCGGAAAATTTACGGAAGCCAATAATATAGGAAGTATCAACCAAAGTTTTCAATTGGGGACCGGAAGCTGGGACTTTCCGTTGGCCACTGAGTATGTGGTAAAACGCAA
It includes:
- a CDS encoding MbnP family protein — encoded protein: MTKLKNITLILISLIALSACSSDDAQAPDVSGNTQITFDSKIGTTDFALNTPFTIAGQSYKFERLRYWVSDMKLVSDQNKTYSLANSFFLMEETNEILIQEKYKYAAAKRETIDLANVPSGSYTKLIFSVGVDATHNDNMSIQNGELSQLNGMTNVSWMWHTSYIFSSLIGKNVTPTTPVAISVETGLNTNYKTVEITLPTALVVSASKTAKLNLNVDVEKIVKDIDLVTNPKVSANKPELMAKAADNYKNNVFTFKSIE
- a CDS encoding cytochrome-c peroxidase, with the protein product MLKIKYFLWLLIPLIWSCSNEEEEYVNIPLEFKVPSNFPALAYNIAQNPPTVKGFELGKKLFYDGRLASDGVVSCGFCHIQANAFTHHGHTVSHGVNDAQGTRNTPPIQNLAYQSVFMYDGSADHLDLQPIIPLTSIIEMNGNLNAILKMMKADKEYQKLFGQAFTDKEISTENMLKALSQFMVMVTSSNSKFDKYRRKEAGGTLTADELAGYDLFQSKCASCHATDLQTDNSFRNNGLAVNPMVNDVGRYKVTELASDYYKFKVPSLRNVEVSGPYMHDGRFGTLEGVLDHYARGIESSPTLDPILKQNGKFGITLSETDKKQIIAFLKTLTDTSYLTDKRFSEF
- a CDS encoding cytochrome-c peroxidase, coding for MTNKSIKIGSIMGLVFLSLSCNDLDDSYQELQPLVTIPANFPEFIDSKTNPLSADGIALGKKLFFDKRLSGNNQISCATCHQQNLAFSDGFALTNNGISGKKLERNSPALMNLAWTTNGLFWDGGSTNLESQAFAPLAHEDEMHQNLGELIEELNEDAHYPAMFQKAFGKAINQADIVKAIAQFERTMISGNSRYDKYVRGETGGHLDENELKGLQLAEQFCFSCHKTPLLTDNLYHNNGIDSNFTDDTELMIKKGRARVTNLADDLGKFKTPTLRNVEKTGPYMHDGRFATLDEVLNHYSEGVKDSPSLDVILKQNGKFGITLSETDKKQIIAFLKTLTDTAFLTDKRFAEF
- a CDS encoding transporter, with amino-acid sequence MKKIIVMFALLTGSSAFSFTSKDSISAFTFQRMALMEDFDCDACGCSASGGSMGFSSMLNNNFVGLRYFKQSYTSRDGIFANSPWIDENFNTVQAWARIPVTEKVQISALIPYHFHERQLTAGTENIAGLGDITVMALYTVFETQKDSTIFTHKVSLGGGVKIPTGKFTEANNIGSINQSFQLGTGSWDFPLATEYVVKRKNLGLNTTLNYIFKTQNSKNYQYGDQFNYAATFFYLFNTKSIQIVPQAGLAGELYQTNKQHNLNLPNTAGDILFGKFGLEAGKDKFSIGVNAMLPIAQNLSNGNMEANYRWSINLNYTL